One Cryptosporidium parvum Iowa II chromosome 5, whole genome shotgun sequence DNA segment encodes these proteins:
- a CDS encoding MDN1, midasin — protein MSLIERSKIILQEVILREDQIRLCIKDNNYQFGTNLKDAIKQLEEILSTLDSNQLQNSELISRIPILLRRMVLYSEIGDIVLERFPVIIFGLIEDIFKEGIEYKEHGMLETLYVSRYLYLVVSLLDLPYFVDSFSLFWCKEQERKKELSLLLDNIIELLTKLHEIKEINKEEVLNKVRDLVTLNLLWERVIPIRDYLKSNHKLYEIIDKFMLNLQYYKELNKTIKYLFLRLYSNVVQLVEGKIQLYRENHVEDLFISIQINQEYAIHDEIDLYLQFFIFKRPYLSAFSLVFSKSQMDMMNKSLNNDIQIIKKIQNQTDLNDREQLNKNKDTNQITVMDIYDPEIINNLKELVLSSIFTRTSLIFLENINNGMQIYFHLINQIKLNYFQHKHHFKIVRLYLDNTIDSKSLLGNWIVGDKPGEFKWEYGILSLCLINGDWLLIENIQDSPKDVIIKLNEISEKICYPLVNGFNINQSRIQETHYFELSEFNRKIKIHPNFRIFSSCIYTKQNNFWNNHQHNSNNENYEKVNIINPSEYINNDILKLLNNDKWNICTIPTPTNKELRKGIEINYNNLSPIKEELLESFSNLVNFMNNPNSFSGTNITKSLNIRTPSCNDFFKGCESISKQYFSSQDKDYKNSTFLNEKLRMKISILFASVLLDHISLKKYRNKCQIEISKSFGINTSESEYYLKNGKFDIHFIKNGEQSRNPSTINIVNKELNIDININLLRDGLKNSMDPSSSRLVLKTNYQDDYKYLNYTFTSIHSRILFKIIMSIYNNENILLVGDTGTGKTTIIQQLHYMLYGTNKNYINEHLEEGEDKFCELLVYNFNDQSESSDIIGSYRPINIYNEVKLLYDDYLVLLERSNISRKKNMTIINYLLLLLKERKWLKFINNLIIIIDKLLGEFDNILKNQTSKKVNEEEDSNKEIGSKVNNCEKNKDKKRTAVNIEDILTLKMYWKDLKQKCLVKLKDNRILNSENERQKHYFEFLDGILLKAIKEGHWLILDEINLASIDILQRLIPILNRGNHRNDTCEIEIIDNNVNNNEKINQLVNVNNKVIDSDYLTIPEKGNESIKIHPRFRLFSCMNPVIVPIEQKEQLINNIQGDDSQNIQIKSTSGKKDLPKLVRALFTEYFVDELTDRKDLEDVVYNYLKDVLLTNQINITTLVDIYLELKNMGNRHEITIGLEGNGHGIPNFSLRTFSSCLSYIRTILMLQANWRRNQNQLKLIEYIGDNNNNNSDLKNGNFIIQNAILKQEISEIIHTGIMMSFATPLVSESYNKVDKLTRRILKMNLKDSLKGRSKNVEMNCVLFSAPKLGSERGQTLSSGKINFINYMLIKDYVIRMGTYNKNFKLNNAINNEFVITPYVEQNLMKILRILSGSRNPILIEGETSTGKTSLIKYISELTNHKFVRINNHEHTDTEEYFGKFIPNNQGELEFVEGPLVNSIRNGYWLVLDELNLAPSEVLESLNRLLDSNREIFIPETGEVIKAHEDFMLFATQNPAGSIYGGRKVLSQAFRNRFVEIYFDEIPSKELEVIISKRSNIPVSYSELMVKVFMELKRHRSKSQMFSGDFSFVTVRDLLRWGNRLITSKDNVLDKKNLVIQGFYVIGERIRDRDEKLQLAEILFKICKPFEIKNIEEIINYSTIHINTLEEDKDDERLKKKRKKEIITTRGNGENDNKIGKNINISMDGFNDSDKNLIALKDLINKNGDYILTDSFKRMLTLVNDCIVFNEPVILVGSTGCGKTSIFQLLSTLYKKQLYIVNCHQQIEASDMLGSLRPIRSRILRLNQELNNFKIEFMAINNRIFSNDDIKIVNKEFVESIISKVNELNNLLDDSEINNNSKLKIEYNERKEKIELEINSFINIIESTLKKLKNEIFSEILLLLDNMLSELKLYQNSELKKDQALFEWQDGPIIKAMKTGSFLLLDEINLCDDSVIERLNSLLEDQFIKTESGLSYKSRVIYLTEKGGASSFNNNEDYIIHSHKDFRIFATMNPSGDYGKRELSPALRNRFNEIFVPSLSMYQLKDDIEFLVYKNISKLSEKQVSEMNKKMLSKCIIIFSILYENDIKNDQILQLKNLNRDEEIDDYFKLMTENGIQLIKEDQNYTLMTFGSDSGNSSDVKEYTIRDIISWCQFICNNFQEISNFYTINKEIIIDYIKKGENRPEFLYLKNENFMNNYISMESMILTTLILGELFIHGASMLIIDGLNTHNIEYNEEEKEIGISLQLIYMERLIEIFYIYLIIPNFQENNIIIGKLIKEVLNYRFLNDQGNNWIKVGGGKVLGKEFNEDQFDDFKENKKDGYLLINQNYIELGPFKVKRKEKSWNDSSSCQKKIDLDIEKVMKKFTFDSKTTLRNLSSIIRSMSIMKPILLEGAPGIGKTAIILTLSKLVGVKLHRINMSEQTDFSDLFGCEVPNSGVSRNKDQNQHQDDDYQMRKQDGKLINWIDGILLYAMKNGDWVILDELNLATQQILEGLNSVMDHRRNIYIPEIGQTIICHENFRIFATQNPVKIGSSGRKGLPQSFLNRFVRINVGKLTYEDYLIICNSLFLNDNYGLTQKLIQICIQITKEIEQYSMKFNTLKDSSMWEWNLRDIIRLLRFLQLNLIRNLNLRKEITNEFCQIQIIINSLYTSFETVYLSRLRTKQDYDIINNIIKKGLIQSIEQNQEGSLFKISGIIDNIINSNINNYKNNNIHQSIHLKRILIFEDYLKYYILNGNSSNNNNNNNNNNNNNGIYSIDKHSCGLTNDCKDLDFNTLPIHSKKMIISIIDCILLGENIILTCNHGNYMEEVILLIENISKNYFKNIRVNKVNILPSIDANDLIGGYQQYNQENIMNEILDLISSLRVELELNNYDENIKYKNLLNCVKFKNILNTRNDEFELELKXXLGTXF, from the coding sequence ATGTCACTAATAGAAAGgtcaaaaataatattacagGAGGTTATTCTCCGTGAAGATCAGATTAGGTTGTgtattaaagataataattatcaatttggaactaatttaaaagatgCAATAAAAcaattagaagaaatattatctaCTTTGGATAGTAACCAATTACAAAATTCAGAGttaatttcaagaattcCAATACTTTTAAGAAGAATGGTATTATACTCAGAAATTGGAGATATTGTTTTGGAAAGATTTCctgtaattatttttggtttaattgaagatatttttaaagaaggtattgaatataaagaaCATGGTATGCTTGAAACATTATATGTAAGtagatatttatatttggtTGTTTCATTATTGGACTTACCATATTTTGTTGACAGTTTTTCTCTATTTTGGTGTAAAGAacaagaaagaaagaaagaattatcattattattggataatattattgaattattaacaaaGTTACATGAaatcaaagaaattaataaagaagaagttttaaataaagtaaGAGATTTGGTTACATTGAACTTATTATGGGAAAGAGTTATTCCAATTAGAGATTATTTAAAGTCAAATCATAAGCTatatgaaattattgacAAATTTATGttaaatcttcaatattataaagaattaaataaaactatcaagtatttatttttaagaCTTTATTCAAATGTTGTTCAATTGGTAGAAGGTAAAATTCAACTTTATCGTGAAAATCATGTAgaagatttatttatttcaattcaaattaatcaGGAATATGCTATTcatgatgaaattgatttatatttacaattttttatttttaaaaggCCTTATTTAAGTGCTTTTAGCTTGGTTTTTAGTAAATCTCAAATGGATATGATGAATAAaagtttaaataatgatattcaaattattaaaaaaatacaaaatcaAACAGACTTAAATGATCGAGAACaacttaataaaaataaagatacaAATCAAATTACAGTTATGGATATTTATGATccagaaataattaataatttaaaagaattggTACTTTCAAGTATTTTTACAAGAACTTCgttaatatttcttgaaaatattaataatggaatgcaaatttattttcatctaaTTAaccaaattaaattaaactATTTTCAACACAAACATCATTTTAAAATTGTTAGATTATATCTTGATAATACTATTGATAGTAAATCTTTACTTGGTAATTGGATTGTTGGAGATAAACCTGGAGAATTTAAATGGGAATATGgaattttatcattatgTCTTATTAATGGTGATTGGTTACTTATTGAAAACATTCAAGATTCACCAAAAgatgttattattaaattgaatgaaatttctgaaaaaatTTGTTATCCTCTTGTTAAtggatttaatattaatcaatcaagaattcaagaaactcattattttgaattaagtGAATTTAATcgaaaaattaaaattcatCCAAATTTCCGTATATTTTCTAGTTGTATATAtacaaaacaaaataatttttggaataatCATCAAcataattctaataatgagaattatgaaaaagttaatatcattaatcctagtgaatatattaataatgatattttaaaattattaaacaatGATAAATGGAATATTTGTACTATTCCTACACCAACAAACAAAGAATTAAGAAAAGGAATAGAAAtcaattataataatttatctccaattaaagaagaattattggaatCTTTTTCTAATCTTGTAAATTTTATGAATAATCCTAATAGTTTTTCTGGaacaaatattacaaaatctttaaatataagAACACCATCATgtaatgatttttttaaaggTTGTGAAAGCATTTCAAAgcaatatttttcttctcaAGATAAAGattataaaaattcaacatttttaaatgaaaaactTAGAATGAAGATTTCAATACTTTTTGCAAGTGTTTTACTTGATCATATTTCACttaaaaaatatagaaaCAAATGtcaaattgaaatttccaaatcttttggaattaatacGAGTGAATCAGAATATTATCTTAAAAATGGAAAATTTGATAtacattttattaaaaatggaGAACAATCCAGAAATCCTTcaactattaatattgttaacAAAGAACtcaatattgatattaatattaatttacttaGAGATGGGCTTAAAAATTCGATGGATCCTTCTTCATCTAGATTAGTTctaaaaacaaattatcAGGATGATTATAAATATCTTAATTATACCTTCACAAGTATACATtcaagaatattatttaaaatcattatgtctatatataataatgaaaatattttattagtTGGTGATACTGGTACTGGTAAAACTACTATTATTCAACAATTACATTATATGTTATATGGtactaataaaaattacatAAATGAACATTTAGAAGAAGGAGAAGATAAATTCTGTGAGTTATTAGTATATAACTTTAATGATCAAAGTGAAAGTAGTGATATTATTGGATCTTACAGACCAATTAATATCTACAATGAAGTAAAGTTACTTTATGATGATTATTTGGTATTATTAGAAAGAAGTAATATTAGTAGGAAGAAGAATATGACAATTATTaactatttattattacttttgaAAGAAAGGAAATGgttaaaatttattaataatttgattattattattgataaattattaggagagtttgataatatattaaagaatcaaaCCAGTAAGAAAgttaatgaagaagaagattcAAATAAGGAAATTGGTTCTAAAGTGAATAATtgtgaaaaaaataaggataaaaaaagaactgcagttaatattgaagatatcTTAACTTTAAAAATGTATTGGAAAGATTTAAAACAGAAATGTTTGGTAAAATTGAAAGATAATAGAATATTAAATAGCGAAAATGAGAGACAAAAacattattttgaatttttagaTGGTATTTTACTAAAAGCTATTAAAGAAGGTCACTGGCTTATTTTGGATGAAATTAATCTAGCTTCTATAGATATTTTACAAAgattaattccaatattaaatagaGGAAACCATAGAAATGATACTTGTGAAATTGAAAtcattgataataatgttaataataatgagaaaattaatcaattggtaaatgttaataataaagtcaTTGATTCAGATTATTTGACAATACCAGAAAAAGGTAATGAAAGTATTAAAATACATCCAAGATTCagattattttcttgtatGAATCCTGTTATTGTTCCAATTGAGCAAAAAgaacaattaattaataatattcaaggAGATGATTCTCAaaatatacaaataaaatcaaCTAGTGGTAAGAAAGATTTACCTAAATTAGTTAGAGCTCTTTTTACAGAATATTTTGTGGATGAATTAACAGATAGAAAAGATTTGGAAGATGTTGTTTATAATTATCTTAAAGATGTTTTACTTacaaatcaaataaatataactACATTGGTTGATATATACTTGGAACTTAAAAATATGGGAAATAGACATGAAATTACTATAGGATTAGAAGGAAATGGACATGGGATTCCAAATTTCTCACTAAGAACATTTTCAAGTTGTTTGAGTTATATTCgaacaatattaatgttACAAGCAAATTGGAGGagaaatcaaaatcaaCTAAAACTTATCGAGTATATTggagataataataataacaatagtGATCTTAAGAATGGAAATTTTATAATACAAAATGCTATATTAAAGCAAGAAATCTCTGAAATAATACATACTGGAATAATGATGAGTTTTGCTACTCCATTAGTAAGTGAATCATATAATAAGGTAGATAAATTAACAAGAAGGATtttaaagatgaatttaaaagattcTTTAAAAGGAAGAAGTAAAAATGTTGAAATGAATTGTGTTTTATTTTCAGCTCCAAAATTAGGCTCAGAAAGAGGTCAAACACTTTCATCTGGCaagattaattttattaattatatgttaataaaagattatGTGATAAGAATGGGAACTtataataagaattttaaattaaataatgcaataaataatgaatttgtGATAACTCCATATGTTGAACAGaatttaatgaagataCTAAGAATTTTATCTGGTTCAAGAAATCCTATATTAATAGAAGGAGAAACATCTACTGGTAAAACTTCTCtaatcaaatatatatctGAGCTTACAAATCATAAATTTgttagaattaataatcatGAACATACAGATACAGAAGAATATTTTGGTAAATTTATACCAAATAATCAAGGAGAATTAGAGTTTGTAGAGGGTCCTTTGGTAAATTCTATAAGAAATGGATATTGGTTAGTATTAGATGAACTAAATCTTGCTCCTAGTGAGGTTTTGGAGTCTTTAAATAGACTTTTAGACAGTAATAGAGAGATTTTTATTCCAGAAACAGGAGAAGTTATTAAAGCTCATGAAGATTTTATGTTATTTGCAACACAAAATCCAGCAGGGAGTATTTATGGTGGAAGAAAAGTACTTTCTCAAGCTTTTAGAAATAGATTTGTAGAAATTTACTTTGATGAAATTCCAAGTAAAGAATTGGAAGTGATAATATCAAAAAGATCAAATATTCCAGTTTCTTATTCAGAATTAATGGTTAAAGTATTTATGGAGTTAAAGAGGCACAGATCTAAATCTCAGATGTTTTCTGGTGATTTTAGTTTTGTTACTGTGAGAGATTTATTAAGATGGGGAAATAGGTTAATAACTAGTAAAGATAATGTGTTGgataaaaagaatttggTAATTCAAGGGTTTTATGTAATTGGAGAGAGAATTAGAGATAGAGATGAAAAATTACAATTAGCAGAGATTTTATTTAAGATATGTAAaccttttgaaattaagaatattgaagaaattattaactaTAGTACTATTCATATAAATACTTTAGAGGAAGATAAAGATGATGAGAGGCTtaagaagaagagaaagaaagaaattattaccACAAGAGGAAATggagaaaatgataataaaattggaaagaatattaatatatctatGGATGGATTTAATGATTCAGATAAGAATTTGATAGCTTTAAAAGActtgattaataaaaatgggGATTATATTTTAACAGATTCATTCAAAAGAATGTTAACATTGGTTAATGATTGTATTGTATTTAATGAGCCAGTAATACTTGTAGGATCAACAGGTTGTGGTAAAACAAGTATTTTCCAATTATTATCTACATTATATAAGAAACAACTTTATATAGTAAACTGTCATCAACAGATAGAAGCATCAGATATGTTGGGATCATTAAGACCAATTCGAAGTCGGATTTTAAGATTAAATCAGGAATTGAATAACTTTAAGATTGAATTTATGGCAATAAATAACCGAATTTTCAGtaatgatgatattaaaatagttaataaagaatttgtcgaatcaataataagtaaggttaatgaattaaataatttattggatgattcagaaattaataataattcaaaactcaagattgaatataatgaaaggaaagaaaagattGAATTAGAGATTAAtagttttattaatattattgaatcaactttgaagaaattaaagaatgaaattttttctgaaattcTTTTACTACTTGATAATATGTTGAGTgaattgaaattatatcaaaatagtgaattaaaaaaagatcaAGCACTTTTTGAATGGCAAGATGGACCAATCATTAAAGCAATGAAAACTGGAAGTTTCTTATTATTGGATGAGATTAATTTATGTGATGATTCTGTAATAGAGAgattaaattctttattagaggatcaatttattaaaactgAATCTGGTTTATCTTACAAATCAAgagttatttatttaacAGAAAAAGGAGGAGCTagttcttttaataataatgaagattATATAATTCATTCACATAAAGATTTTCGTATATTTGCTACAATGAATCCAAGTGGAGACTATGGTAAAAGAGAATTATCTCCAGCTCTTAGAAATAGATTTAATGAGATTTTTGTTCCATCATTATCAATGTATCAGCTTAAAGATGATATAGAGTTTTTAGTTTACAAGAATATAAGTAAATTATCAGAAAAACAAGTTTCAGAAATGAATAAGAAGATGTTATCAAAAtgtattataatattttcaattttatatgaaaatgatattaagaatgatcaaattcttcaattaaaaaatttaaatagagacgaagaaattgatgattattttaaattaatgaCTGAAAATGGTATTCagttaattaaagaagatcAGAATTATACTTTGATGACTTTTGGAAGTGATTCAGGAAATAGTTCAGATGTTAAAGAGTATACAATAAgagatattatttcatgGTGTCAATTTATATGTAATAACTTTCAAGaaatttccaatttttatactattaataaagaaattattattgattatattaaaaaaggtGAAAATAGGCcagaatttctttatttaaagaatgaGAATTTTatgaataattatatttcaatGGAAAGTATGATTTTAacaactttaatattaggAGAGTTATTTATTCATGGAGCTAGTATGCTTATTATAGACGGTTTAAATACtcataatattgaatataatgaaGAGGAGAAAGAAATAGGAATAAGTttacaattaatttatatggaaagattaattgaaattttttatatatatttaataattccaaatttccaagaaaataatattattattggtaagttaattaaagaagtaTTGAATTATAGATTTCTAAATGATCAAGGTAATAATTGGATTAAAGTTGGTGGTGGAAAAGTACTTGGAAAAGAGTTTAATGAAGATCaatttgatgattttaAAGAGAATAAGAAGGATGGatatttgttaataaatcaaaattatattgaaCTTGGTCCATTTAAggtaaaaagaaaagaaaaaagttgGAATGATTCTTCTTCTTGTCAGAAGAAAATTGATTTGGATATTGAAAAAGTTATGAAAAAGTTTACTTTTGATTCTAAGACAACTTTGAGAAATCTTTCAAGTATTATTCGTTCAATGAGTATTATGAAGCCAATTTTATTGGAAGGTGCTCCTGGAATTGGAAAAACTGCAATAATATTGACTTTATCCAAATTAGTTGGTGTTAAATTACatagaattaatatgaGTGAACAAACTGATTTTTCAGATTTATTTGGATGTGAAGTACCAAATAGTGGTGTATCTAGAAACAAAGATCAAAATCAACACCAAGATGATGATTATCAAATGAGAAAACAAGATGggaaattaattaattggaTAGATGGAATATTACTCTATGCAATGAAAAATGGAGATTGGGTTATTTTagatgaattaaatttggCAACACAACAAATACTTGAAGGTTTAAATAGTGTAATGGATCATAGAaggaatatatatataccAGAAATTGGACAAACAATTATTTGTCATGAGAATTTTCGAATTTTTGCAACTCAAAATCCTGTCAAAATAGGTAGTAGTGGAAGAAAAGGATTACCTCAAAGTTTTTTGAATCGTTTTGTGAGGATTAATGTTGGAAAATTAACTTATGaagattatttaataatttgtaattctctctttttaaatgataattatgGTTTAactcaaaaattaattcaaatttgtaTTCAAATAACTAAAGAAATTGAACAATATAGTATGAAATTTAATACATTAAAAGATTCAAGTATGTGGGAATGGAATTTAAGagatattattagattattaagatttcttcaattgaatttaataagaaatcttaatttaagaaaagaaatcacaaatgaattttgtcaaattcaaatcataattaattcattatatacTTCATTTGAAACTGTATATTTATCAAGATTGAGAACAAAACAAGATTATgatatcattaataatattattaagaaaGGTTTAATTCAAAGTATTGAACAAAATCAAGAAGGAagtttattcaaaatttcaggtattattgataatattattaattcaaatattaataattataaaaataataatattcatcaaagtattcatttaaaaagaatacttatttttgaagattatttgaaatattatatattaaatggtaatagtagtaataataataataataataataataataataataacaatggCATTTACAGTATTGATAAGCATAGTTGTGGATTAACAAATGATTGTAAGGATTTAGATTTCAATACATTACCAAtccattcaaaaaaaatgattatttcAATCATTGATTGTATATTACTTggagaaaatattattttaactTGTAATCATGGGAATTATATGGAAGaagttattttattaatagaaaatatttcaaagaattatttcaaaaatataagagtgaataaagttaatataTTACCTTCAATTGATGctaatgatttaattggTGGATATCAACAATataatcaagaaaatattatgaatgaaatattggatttaatttcaagttTAAGAGTTGAATTagaattgaataattatgatgaaaatatcaAGTATAAGaatcttttaaattgtgtaaaatttaagaatattttaaatacaagaaatgatgaatttgaattggAATTGAAAWMTKGACTTGGTACTYCMTTCTAA
- a CDS encoding hypothetical protein (transcripts identified by EST) — MYKDEEKESKNSYHGNGESLNSDSYILKSDEIETIRSLIKGKRKELILEENDKNNNQIRPSKMKRKETHKNDLKNGSIEEITKPKIRDYFTCMLFITLKFQDIFTKKNSEIIIGELNFNELFIKFSLNILTEVYKKYYYKAEISSEKPKIYPTFDFQEIKKNPNGQKIYNNICSNSNFDLIVNDTNYQVNQRVGLHLSLTRNHHISKKLSIKFLENIIKKFNNCLDINNEIPEKAFISQRIEIQTKLKSFCILLDYDSVIILKNTYLYSKNTNINGGIFVAIQIHHSSKINYLNPIIEIIDQACIDLGIQPLYSERVFHISLFYIKKSDLYLGNAGHNSKSVIETYNFKEYLSSKLISSSINDFSTLTTKNNIVWINKLVFRVGIYEYYLLLDS, encoded by the coding sequence ATGTAcaaagatgaagaaaaagaaagtaaaaataGTTATCATGGAAATGGTGAAAGCTTGAATTCTGATTCctatattttaaaaagtgACGAAATTGAAACAATAAgatctttaataaaaggaaaaagaaaagaattaattttagaagaaaatgataaaaacaataatcAAATAAGACCTTCAAAGATGAAAAGAAAGGAAACTCATAAAAATGATCTTAAAAATGGTTCTATTGAGGAAATAACAAAACCAAAAATACGAGATTACTTTACATGTATGTTATTTATTACAttgaaatttcaagatatctttacaaagaaaaattcGGAAATTATAATTGGAGagttaaattttaatgaactatttatcaaattttcattaaatatcTTAACTGAggtatataaaaaatactATTACAAAGCAGAAATTTCTTCTGAAAAACCTAAAATATATCCAACTTTTgattttcaagaaattaaaaaaaatccaaatgGACAAAAGATATATAACAATATTTGCTCTAATTCTAACTTTGATCTTATTGTTAATGATACAAATTATCAAGTAAATCAAAGAGTTGGATTACATTTAAGCTTAACAAGAAATCATCATATTAGTAAGAAATTatcaatcaaatttttggaaaatattatcaaaaaattcaataattgcctggatattaataatgaaattccAGAAAAAGCCTTTATATCACAAAGAATTGAAATTCAAACTAAATTAAAATCCTTTTGTATTCTTTTAGACTATGATtctgttattattttgaaaaatacaTACCtatattccaaaaatactaatattaatggtGGTATCTTTGTAgcaattcaaattcatcattcaagcaaaattaattacttgaatcctattattgaaattattgatcaAGCTTGTATTGATTTAGGTATACAACCACTTTATTCTGAAAGAGTTTTCcatatttcattattttatattaaaaagtctGATCTATATTTGGGAAATGCTGGCCATAATTCCAAAAGTGTAATTGAAACTTACAACTTTAAAGAATATCTTTCATCTAAACtcatttcttcttctattaaTGATTTCTCAACCCTAACcacaaaaaataatatcgTTTGGATTAATAAACTTGTATTCAGAGTTGGAATATATGAGTACTATTTACTTCTTGATTCttga